One window from the genome of Mugil cephalus isolate CIBA_MC_2020 chromosome 23, CIBA_Mcephalus_1.1, whole genome shotgun sequence encodes:
- the LOC125000977 gene encoding receptor-type tyrosine-protein phosphatase-like N isoform X3 → MRSPRLWAALCLLLTASCRLCAAARHGCLFEKKLCPSDQLCNDDGLFGQCRALHQDPVQYQASVPVLHRLQEVLKDLMVQGLTWRDDVTQEIIARELSRVPTVGPQDPPRQSSRLLGPVPQKVHDPDVMQQYVDYMVLDPSRSSVHMQAPRLDPYSFQQQPYEDQEEEERSLNSLDDNPAFTPSRSRTRGNSLDRDRQLLQDLVSFYLTSPSSSSSSSSSSSSSSLSQLRGPAAAPSSSSSSSSFFPELDFPLDYGEDYVSQVSQLRKEPQPETEKKAQKEYDGLSGLDERSLQTLALLLDHYGLDVKDLSSEQKDNLPAVLKQLQLETSYANKQTKDKYGKNAATGKKVTEGSMAYKTAPQEAPPSTVKSLKAAGVQEEATPTEAAGHDKLGKKKQQQEEKEEQEFGYIVTNQSPLSLNDGVHLLQLISERIGLSTSSFTTISVVGPAITFKIRPNSRNLTAADVADKAVAEKNFLDSETGLKVLQSGVGERNDGKLLPLVTRVQPRSRWVFATLVAMACMGGILVAAMTIACLRHHAHRLAAKKLGLGPEGGSFSHQEYQHMASKGAFGRLEAAALGAVGGASGGGSGSGSAGGGGGGAGAGAAGGGGAAAGGGGGTDSRVSSVSSQFSDGAQPSPSSHSSTPSWCEEPAQANMDISTGHMILAYMEDHLRNKDRLMKEWEALCSYQAEPSAVSVAQSDANAKKNRCPDSVPYDHSRVKLKAEVNPSRSDYINASTIIEHDPRMPAYIATQGPLSHTISDFWQMVWENGCTVIVMMTALVEDGEKQCDRYWPDEGSSLYHIYEVNLVSEHIWCNDFLVRSFYLKNVQTQETRTLTQFHFLSWPAQGIPTSTRPLLDFRRKVNKCYRGRSCPIIVHCSDGTGRTGTYILIDMVLNRMAKGVKEIDIAATLEHVRDQRPGMVCTKDQFEFALTAVAEEVNAILKALPQ, encoded by the exons ATGAGGTCTCCGCGGCTCTGGGCAGCTCTGTGCCTCCTCCTCACCGCCTCCTGCCGGCTGTGCGCGGCCGCCCGACACG GTTGTTTGTTTGAGAAGAAACTCTGTCCCAGTGATCAGCTGTGCAACGATG ACGGTTTGTTTGGACAGTGCAGGGCCCTTCATCAGGACCCGGTCCAGTACCAGGCGTCCGTCCCCGTCCTCCACAGGCTGCAGGAGGTCCTCAAAGACCTGATGGTCCAGG GTCTGACCTGGAGGGACGACGTCACCCAGGAGATCATCGCCCGAGAGCTGAGTCGCGTTCCCACCGTCGGCCCCCAGGACCCCCCCAGACA GTCGTCCAGGTTGTTGGGTCCCGTCCCACAGAAGGTTCATGACCCCGACGTGATGCAGCAGTACGTGGACTACATGGTCCTGGACCCCTCCCGGTCCTCGGTGCACATGCAGGCGCCCCGGTTGGACCCGTACAGCTTCCAGCAG cagCCGTACgaagaccaggaggaggaggagcgctcCCTCAACTCCCTGGACGATAATCCGGCCTTCACACCCTCACGCTCCAGAACCCGAGGAAACTCTCTGGACCGGGACCGGCAGCTCCTCCAGGACCTGGTGTCCTTTTACCTCACgtccccttcttcctcctcctcctcctcgtcctcctcctcttcttcctccctctcccagcTCAGAGGGCCGGCGGCcgctccatcttcctcctcatcttcctcctcgttCTTTCCAGAGCTGGACTTCCCGTTGGACTACGGCGAGGACTACGTTTCCCAGGTGTCTCAGCTCCGTAAGGAGCCTCAGCCGGAGACGGAGAAGAAGGCTCAGAAGGAGTACGACGGCCTGTCAGGACTGGACG AACGCTCTCTGCAGACGCTGGCTCTGCTGCTCGACCACTACGGCCTGGACGTGAAGGACTTGTCCTCGGAGCAGAAGGACAACCTGCCGGCCGTCCTcaagcagctgcagctggagacgTCCTACgccaacaaacaaaccaaag ATAAATATGGGAAGAACGCGGCCACGGGGAAGAAG GTCACAGAGGGGTCCATGGCCTATAAAACAGCCCCCCAGGAGGCTCCGCCCTCCACCGTCAAGTCCCTGAAGGCAGCAGGAGTCCAGGAGGAGGCGACTCCCACTGAGGCGGCCGGTCACGACAAACTggggaagaagaagcagcagcaggaggagaaggaggagcaggagttCGGCTACATCGTCACCAACCAGAG CCCCCTGAGTCTGAACGATGGGGTGCATCTACTGCAGCTGATCTCAGAGAGGATCGGCCTCTCCACCAGCTCCTTCACCACCATCAG TGTGGTGGGACCTGCCATCACCTTCAAGATCAGACCCAACTCCAGGAACCTGACGGCTGCAGACGTTGCAGATAAAGCTG TTGCAGAGAAGAATTTCCTGGATTCTGAGACGGGTCTGAAGGTTCTGCAGAGCGGCGTTGGAGAG AGGAATGATGGGAAGCTGTTGCCCCTGGTGACCAGAGTCCAGCCCCGGTCCCGCTGGGTGTTTGCGACGCTGGTGGCCATGGCCTGCATGGGTGGCATCCTGGTGGCGGCCATGACCATCGCCTGCCTGCGCCACCACGCCCACCGGCTGGCGGCCAAGAAGCTGGGCCTGGGGCCGGAAGGAGGCAGCTTCAGCCACCAGGAGTATCAG CACATGGCGTCCAAAGGCGCCTTCGGACGCCTGGAAGCTGCCGCCCTGGGAGCAGTGGGAGGAGccagtggaggaggaagtggaagtggaagtgcgggaggaggtggagggggtgctggtgcaggagcagcaggaggaggaggagcagcagcaggaggaggaggaggtacgGACTCCAGGGTGAGCAGCGTGTCGTCCCAGTTCAGCGACGGAGCCCAGCCGAGCCCCAGCTCCCACAGCAGCACCCCGTCCTGGTGCGAGGAGCCGGCCCAGGCCAACATGGACATCTCCACCGGCCACATGATCCTG gcttACATGGAGGACCACCTGAGGAACAAGGACCGTCTGATGAAGGAGTGGGAGGCTCTGTGCTCCTACCAGGCCGAGCCCAGCGCCGTCTCCGTGGCGCAGAGCGACGCCAACGCCAAGAAGAACCGCTGCCCGGACTCCGTGCCCT ATGACCACTCGAGGGTGAAGCTGAAGGCGGAGGTCAACCCTTCGCGGTCAGACTACATCAACGCCAGCACCATA ATTGAGCATGACCCCCGGATGCCGGCCTACATCGCCACCCAGGGCCCCCTGTCCCACACCATCTCCGACTTCTGGCAG ATGGTCTGGGAGAACGGCTGCACCGTGATCGTGATGATGACGGCTCTGGTGGAGGACGGAGAGAAGCAGTGCGACCGCTACTGGCCCGATGAAGGCTCGTCCCTCTACCACATCTACGAG GTGAACTTGGTGTCGGAGCACATCTGGTGTAACGACTTCCTGGTGCGTAGTTTCTACCTGAAGAACGTGCAGACGCAGGAGACCCGGACCCTCACCCAGTTCCACTTCCTCAGCTGGCCGGCTCAGGGCATCCCCACCTCCACACGCCCCCTGCTGGACTTCCGCAG GAAGGTGAACAAGTGCTACCGAGGACGGTCTTGCCCCATCATCGTGCACTGCAG CGACGGCACAGGCCGGACTGGGACTTACATCCTGATCGACATGGTTCTGAATCGCATGGCTAAAG gtgtgAAAGAGATCGACATCGCTGCAACTCTGGAGCATGTCAGAGACCAGAGGCCTGGGATGGTCTGCACGAAG gaccagtttgagtttgCGCTGACGGCCGTGGCTGAGGAGGTGAACGCCATCCTCAAAGCTCTGCCCCA
- the LOC125000977 gene encoding receptor-type tyrosine-protein phosphatase-like N isoform X5, with product MRSPRLWAALCLLLTASCRLCAAARHGCLFEKKLCPSDQLCNDDGLFGQCRALHQDPVQYQASVPVLHRLQEVLKDLMVQGLTWRDDVTQEIIARELSRVPTVGPQDPPRQSSRLLGPVPQKVHDPDVMQQYVDYMVLDPSRSSVHMQAPRLDPYSFQQPYEDQEEEERSLNSLDDNPAFTPSRSRTRGNSLDRDRQLLQDLVSFYLTSPSSSSSSSSSSSSSSLSQLRGPAAAPSSSSSSSSFFPELDFPLDYGEDYVSQVSQLRKEPQPETEKKAQKEYDGLSGLDERSLQTLALLLDHYGLDVKDLSSEQKDNLPAVLKQLQLETSYANKQTKDKYGKNAATGKKVTEGSMAYKTAPQEAPPSTVKSLKAAGVQEEATPTEAAGHDKLGKKKQQQEEKEEQEFGYIVTNQSVVGPAITFKIRPNSRNLTAADVADKAVAEKNFLDSETGLKVLQSGVGERNDGKLLPLVTRVQPRSRWVFATLVAMACMGGILVAAMTIACLRHHAHRLAAKKLGLGPEGGSFSHQEYQDLCRQHMASKGAFGRLEAAALGAVGGASGGGSGSGSAGGGGGGAGAGAAGGGGAAAGGGGGTDSRVSSVSSQFSDGAQPSPSSHSSTPSWCEEPAQANMDISTGHMILAYMEDHLRNKDRLMKEWEALCSYQAEPSAVSVAQSDANAKKNRCPDSVPYDHSRVKLKAEVNPSRSDYINASTIIEHDPRMPAYIATQGPLSHTISDFWQMVWENGCTVIVMMTALVEDGEKQCDRYWPDEGSSLYHIYEVNLVSEHIWCNDFLVRSFYLKNVQTQETRTLTQFHFLSWPAQGIPTSTRPLLDFRRKVNKCYRGRSCPIIVHCSDGTGRTGTYILIDMVLNRMAKGVKEIDIAATLEHVRDQRPGMVCTKDQFEFALTAVAEEVNAILKALPQ from the exons ATGAGGTCTCCGCGGCTCTGGGCAGCTCTGTGCCTCCTCCTCACCGCCTCCTGCCGGCTGTGCGCGGCCGCCCGACACG GTTGTTTGTTTGAGAAGAAACTCTGTCCCAGTGATCAGCTGTGCAACGATG ACGGTTTGTTTGGACAGTGCAGGGCCCTTCATCAGGACCCGGTCCAGTACCAGGCGTCCGTCCCCGTCCTCCACAGGCTGCAGGAGGTCCTCAAAGACCTGATGGTCCAGG GTCTGACCTGGAGGGACGACGTCACCCAGGAGATCATCGCCCGAGAGCTGAGTCGCGTTCCCACCGTCGGCCCCCAGGACCCCCCCAGACA GTCGTCCAGGTTGTTGGGTCCCGTCCCACAGAAGGTTCATGACCCCGACGTGATGCAGCAGTACGTGGACTACATGGTCCTGGACCCCTCCCGGTCCTCGGTGCACATGCAGGCGCCCCGGTTGGACCCGTACAGCTTCCAGCAG CCGTACgaagaccaggaggaggaggagcgctcCCTCAACTCCCTGGACGATAATCCGGCCTTCACACCCTCACGCTCCAGAACCCGAGGAAACTCTCTGGACCGGGACCGGCAGCTCCTCCAGGACCTGGTGTCCTTTTACCTCACgtccccttcttcctcctcctcctcctcgtcctcctcctcttcttcctccctctcccagcTCAGAGGGCCGGCGGCcgctccatcttcctcctcatcttcctcctcgttCTTTCCAGAGCTGGACTTCCCGTTGGACTACGGCGAGGACTACGTTTCCCAGGTGTCTCAGCTCCGTAAGGAGCCTCAGCCGGAGACGGAGAAGAAGGCTCAGAAGGAGTACGACGGCCTGTCAGGACTGGACG AACGCTCTCTGCAGACGCTGGCTCTGCTGCTCGACCACTACGGCCTGGACGTGAAGGACTTGTCCTCGGAGCAGAAGGACAACCTGCCGGCCGTCCTcaagcagctgcagctggagacgTCCTACgccaacaaacaaaccaaag ATAAATATGGGAAGAACGCGGCCACGGGGAAGAAG GTCACAGAGGGGTCCATGGCCTATAAAACAGCCCCCCAGGAGGCTCCGCCCTCCACCGTCAAGTCCCTGAAGGCAGCAGGAGTCCAGGAGGAGGCGACTCCCACTGAGGCGGCCGGTCACGACAAACTggggaagaagaagcagcagcaggaggagaaggaggagcaggagttCGGCTACATCGTCACCAACCAGAG TGTGGTGGGACCTGCCATCACCTTCAAGATCAGACCCAACTCCAGGAACCTGACGGCTGCAGACGTTGCAGATAAAGCTG TTGCAGAGAAGAATTTCCTGGATTCTGAGACGGGTCTGAAGGTTCTGCAGAGCGGCGTTGGAGAG AGGAATGATGGGAAGCTGTTGCCCCTGGTGACCAGAGTCCAGCCCCGGTCCCGCTGGGTGTTTGCGACGCTGGTGGCCATGGCCTGCATGGGTGGCATCCTGGTGGCGGCCATGACCATCGCCTGCCTGCGCCACCACGCCCACCGGCTGGCGGCCAAGAAGCTGGGCCTGGGGCCGGAAGGAGGCAGCTTCAGCCACCAGGAGTATCAG GACCTGTGTCGCCAGCACATGGCGTCCAAAGGCGCCTTCGGACGCCTGGAAGCTGCCGCCCTGGGAGCAGTGGGAGGAGccagtggaggaggaagtggaagtggaagtgcgggaggaggtggagggggtgctggtgcaggagcagcaggaggaggaggagcagcagcaggaggaggaggaggtacgGACTCCAGGGTGAGCAGCGTGTCGTCCCAGTTCAGCGACGGAGCCCAGCCGAGCCCCAGCTCCCACAGCAGCACCCCGTCCTGGTGCGAGGAGCCGGCCCAGGCCAACATGGACATCTCCACCGGCCACATGATCCTG gcttACATGGAGGACCACCTGAGGAACAAGGACCGTCTGATGAAGGAGTGGGAGGCTCTGTGCTCCTACCAGGCCGAGCCCAGCGCCGTCTCCGTGGCGCAGAGCGACGCCAACGCCAAGAAGAACCGCTGCCCGGACTCCGTGCCCT ATGACCACTCGAGGGTGAAGCTGAAGGCGGAGGTCAACCCTTCGCGGTCAGACTACATCAACGCCAGCACCATA ATTGAGCATGACCCCCGGATGCCGGCCTACATCGCCACCCAGGGCCCCCTGTCCCACACCATCTCCGACTTCTGGCAG ATGGTCTGGGAGAACGGCTGCACCGTGATCGTGATGATGACGGCTCTGGTGGAGGACGGAGAGAAGCAGTGCGACCGCTACTGGCCCGATGAAGGCTCGTCCCTCTACCACATCTACGAG GTGAACTTGGTGTCGGAGCACATCTGGTGTAACGACTTCCTGGTGCGTAGTTTCTACCTGAAGAACGTGCAGACGCAGGAGACCCGGACCCTCACCCAGTTCCACTTCCTCAGCTGGCCGGCTCAGGGCATCCCCACCTCCACACGCCCCCTGCTGGACTTCCGCAG GAAGGTGAACAAGTGCTACCGAGGACGGTCTTGCCCCATCATCGTGCACTGCAG CGACGGCACAGGCCGGACTGGGACTTACATCCTGATCGACATGGTTCTGAATCGCATGGCTAAAG gtgtgAAAGAGATCGACATCGCTGCAACTCTGGAGCATGTCAGAGACCAGAGGCCTGGGATGGTCTGCACGAAG gaccagtttgagtttgCGCTGACGGCCGTGGCTGAGGAGGTGAACGCCATCCTCAAAGCTCTGCCCCA
- the LOC125000977 gene encoding receptor-type tyrosine-protein phosphatase-like N isoform X2 has product MRSPRLWAALCLLLTASCRLCAAARHGCLFEKKLCPSDQLCNDDGLFGQCRALHQDPVQYQASVPVLHRLQEVLKDLMVQGLTWRDDVTQEIIARELSRVPTVGPQDPPRQSSRLLGPVPQKVHDPDVMQQYVDYMVLDPSRSSVHMQAPRLDPYSFQQPYEDQEEEERSLNSLDDNPAFTPSRSRTRGNSLDRDRQLLQDLVSFYLTSPSSSSSSSSSSSSSSLSQLRGPAAAPSSSSSSSSFFPELDFPLDYGEDYVSQVSQLRKEPQPETEKKAQKEYDGLSGLDERSLQTLALLLDHYGLDVKDLSSEQKDNLPAVLKQLQLETSYANKQTKDKYGKNAATGKKVTEGSMAYKTAPQEAPPSTVKSLKAAGVQEEATPTEAAGHDKLGKKKQQQEEKEEQEFGYIVTNQSPLSLNDGVHLLQLISERIGLSTSSFTTISVVGPAITFKIRPNSRNLTAADVADKAVAEKNFLDSETGLKVLQSGVGERNDGKLLPLVTRVQPRSRWVFATLVAMACMGGILVAAMTIACLRHHAHRLAAKKLGLGPEGGSFSHQEYQDLCRQHMASKGAFGRLEAAALGAVGGASGGGSGSGSAGGGGGGAGAGAAGGGGAAAGGGGGTDSRVSSVSSQFSDGAQPSPSSHSSTPSWCEEPAQANMDISTGHMILAYMEDHLRNKDRLMKEWEALCSYQAEPSAVSVAQSDANAKKNRCPDSVPYDHSRVKLKAEVNPSRSDYINASTIIEHDPRMPAYIATQGPLSHTISDFWQMVWENGCTVIVMMTALVEDGEKQCDRYWPDEGSSLYHIYEVNLVSEHIWCNDFLVRSFYLKNVQTQETRTLTQFHFLSWPAQGIPTSTRPLLDFRRKVNKCYRGRSCPIIVHCSDGTGRTGTYILIDMVLNRMAKGVKEIDIAATLEHVRDQRPGMVCTKDQFEFALTAVAEEVNAILKALPQ; this is encoded by the exons ATGAGGTCTCCGCGGCTCTGGGCAGCTCTGTGCCTCCTCCTCACCGCCTCCTGCCGGCTGTGCGCGGCCGCCCGACACG GTTGTTTGTTTGAGAAGAAACTCTGTCCCAGTGATCAGCTGTGCAACGATG ACGGTTTGTTTGGACAGTGCAGGGCCCTTCATCAGGACCCGGTCCAGTACCAGGCGTCCGTCCCCGTCCTCCACAGGCTGCAGGAGGTCCTCAAAGACCTGATGGTCCAGG GTCTGACCTGGAGGGACGACGTCACCCAGGAGATCATCGCCCGAGAGCTGAGTCGCGTTCCCACCGTCGGCCCCCAGGACCCCCCCAGACA GTCGTCCAGGTTGTTGGGTCCCGTCCCACAGAAGGTTCATGACCCCGACGTGATGCAGCAGTACGTGGACTACATGGTCCTGGACCCCTCCCGGTCCTCGGTGCACATGCAGGCGCCCCGGTTGGACCCGTACAGCTTCCAGCAG CCGTACgaagaccaggaggaggaggagcgctcCCTCAACTCCCTGGACGATAATCCGGCCTTCACACCCTCACGCTCCAGAACCCGAGGAAACTCTCTGGACCGGGACCGGCAGCTCCTCCAGGACCTGGTGTCCTTTTACCTCACgtccccttcttcctcctcctcctcctcgtcctcctcctcttcttcctccctctcccagcTCAGAGGGCCGGCGGCcgctccatcttcctcctcatcttcctcctcgttCTTTCCAGAGCTGGACTTCCCGTTGGACTACGGCGAGGACTACGTTTCCCAGGTGTCTCAGCTCCGTAAGGAGCCTCAGCCGGAGACGGAGAAGAAGGCTCAGAAGGAGTACGACGGCCTGTCAGGACTGGACG AACGCTCTCTGCAGACGCTGGCTCTGCTGCTCGACCACTACGGCCTGGACGTGAAGGACTTGTCCTCGGAGCAGAAGGACAACCTGCCGGCCGTCCTcaagcagctgcagctggagacgTCCTACgccaacaaacaaaccaaag ATAAATATGGGAAGAACGCGGCCACGGGGAAGAAG GTCACAGAGGGGTCCATGGCCTATAAAACAGCCCCCCAGGAGGCTCCGCCCTCCACCGTCAAGTCCCTGAAGGCAGCAGGAGTCCAGGAGGAGGCGACTCCCACTGAGGCGGCCGGTCACGACAAACTggggaagaagaagcagcagcaggaggagaaggaggagcaggagttCGGCTACATCGTCACCAACCAGAG CCCCCTGAGTCTGAACGATGGGGTGCATCTACTGCAGCTGATCTCAGAGAGGATCGGCCTCTCCACCAGCTCCTTCACCACCATCAG TGTGGTGGGACCTGCCATCACCTTCAAGATCAGACCCAACTCCAGGAACCTGACGGCTGCAGACGTTGCAGATAAAGCTG TTGCAGAGAAGAATTTCCTGGATTCTGAGACGGGTCTGAAGGTTCTGCAGAGCGGCGTTGGAGAG AGGAATGATGGGAAGCTGTTGCCCCTGGTGACCAGAGTCCAGCCCCGGTCCCGCTGGGTGTTTGCGACGCTGGTGGCCATGGCCTGCATGGGTGGCATCCTGGTGGCGGCCATGACCATCGCCTGCCTGCGCCACCACGCCCACCGGCTGGCGGCCAAGAAGCTGGGCCTGGGGCCGGAAGGAGGCAGCTTCAGCCACCAGGAGTATCAG GACCTGTGTCGCCAGCACATGGCGTCCAAAGGCGCCTTCGGACGCCTGGAAGCTGCCGCCCTGGGAGCAGTGGGAGGAGccagtggaggaggaagtggaagtggaagtgcgggaggaggtggagggggtgctggtgcaggagcagcaggaggaggaggagcagcagcaggaggaggaggaggtacgGACTCCAGGGTGAGCAGCGTGTCGTCCCAGTTCAGCGACGGAGCCCAGCCGAGCCCCAGCTCCCACAGCAGCACCCCGTCCTGGTGCGAGGAGCCGGCCCAGGCCAACATGGACATCTCCACCGGCCACATGATCCTG gcttACATGGAGGACCACCTGAGGAACAAGGACCGTCTGATGAAGGAGTGGGAGGCTCTGTGCTCCTACCAGGCCGAGCCCAGCGCCGTCTCCGTGGCGCAGAGCGACGCCAACGCCAAGAAGAACCGCTGCCCGGACTCCGTGCCCT ATGACCACTCGAGGGTGAAGCTGAAGGCGGAGGTCAACCCTTCGCGGTCAGACTACATCAACGCCAGCACCATA ATTGAGCATGACCCCCGGATGCCGGCCTACATCGCCACCCAGGGCCCCCTGTCCCACACCATCTCCGACTTCTGGCAG ATGGTCTGGGAGAACGGCTGCACCGTGATCGTGATGATGACGGCTCTGGTGGAGGACGGAGAGAAGCAGTGCGACCGCTACTGGCCCGATGAAGGCTCGTCCCTCTACCACATCTACGAG GTGAACTTGGTGTCGGAGCACATCTGGTGTAACGACTTCCTGGTGCGTAGTTTCTACCTGAAGAACGTGCAGACGCAGGAGACCCGGACCCTCACCCAGTTCCACTTCCTCAGCTGGCCGGCTCAGGGCATCCCCACCTCCACACGCCCCCTGCTGGACTTCCGCAG GAAGGTGAACAAGTGCTACCGAGGACGGTCTTGCCCCATCATCGTGCACTGCAG CGACGGCACAGGCCGGACTGGGACTTACATCCTGATCGACATGGTTCTGAATCGCATGGCTAAAG gtgtgAAAGAGATCGACATCGCTGCAACTCTGGAGCATGTCAGAGACCAGAGGCCTGGGATGGTCTGCACGAAG gaccagtttgagtttgCGCTGACGGCCGTGGCTGAGGAGGTGAACGCCATCCTCAAAGCTCTGCCCCA